The following coding sequences are from one Humulus lupulus chromosome X, drHumLupu1.1, whole genome shotgun sequence window:
- the LOC133806014 gene encoding uncharacterized protein LOC133806014, which yields MGKEHCKVVTLRSGKELEKDKTESGHEGEPSSIQINEFQKDVELPSAQKSASAQDTAGIPQHCQPASSISMKPPPFPQRFQKQKLDSQFKKFLDMLKQLHINIPLVEALEQMPNYVKFMKDILTRKRRLREFETVALTKECSSFLQNKLPLKMKDPGSFTIPCTIGNSYCGMALCDLGASINLMPMSVYRQLGIGEVRPTTVTLQLADRSLAYPDGKIEDVLVKVDKFIFPVDFIVLDYEADREVPIILGRSFLATGRTLIDVQKGELTMRVQNEQVTFNVLKAMRFPDEVEECSVVSVVDSLVQRN from the coding sequence ATGGGGAAGGAACATTGTAAAGttgtcactttgaggagtggaaaGGAGTTGGAGAAGGACAAGACCGAGTCTGGGCATGAGggtgagccctcttcaatccaaataaatgagtTCCAAAAAGATGTTGAACTTCCTAGTGCACAAAAATCTGCCTCTGCCCAGGATACTGCAGGGATACCGCAGCATTGTCAACCAGCAAGCTCAATTTCAATGAAGCCACCTCCATTTCCTCAACGTTTTCAGAAGCAAAAGTTGGATTCTCAATTCAAGAAGTTTCTAGATATGTTGAAGCAGTTGCATATCAACATCCCACTGGTAGAGGCACTTGAGCAAATGCCTAACTATGTAAAATTCATGAAAGATATTCTTACAAGGAAGAGAAGGTTAAGAGAATTTGAGACAGTGGCCCTTACCAAGGAATGTAGCTCATTCTTGCAAAACAAGCTGCCACTGAAGATGAAAGACCCTGGGAGTTTCACCATTCCATGTACCATTGGTAATTCTTATTGTGGCATGGCATTATGTGACTTGGGTGCTAGTATAAATTTGATGCCTATGTCTGTGTATAGACAATTGGGGATTGGTGAGGTCCGACCTACCACAGTGACTCTACAACTTGCAGATAGATCTCTTGCTTATCCAGATGGGAAGATTGAGGATGTCTTGGTAAAAGTTGATAAGTTCATTTTCCCAGTTGATTTCATTGTGTTGGATTATGAGGCAGACAGGGAGGTACCCATCATTCTAGGGAGGTCTTTTCTAGCTACTGGTAGAACTTTGATTGATGTGCAGAAGGGTGAACTCACTATGAGGGTTCAAAATGAGCAGGTGACTTTCAATGTTTTGAAGGCTATGAGATTTCCAGATGAGGTCGAAGAGTGTTCTGTGGTTTCAGTGGTAGATTCTTTGGTTCAAAGGAATTAG